Proteins encoded within one genomic window of Planctomycetota bacterium:
- the arsM gene encoding arsenite methyltransferase, with the protein MNTKSDRTCCSDSCCTPPVAAATPNADTVRENVREGYSKIAKGGCCGPSGSGGGCCGATAFTPEQLAAAIGYTGDELAASPEGANMGLSCGNPTAIASLKSGEVVLDLGAGGGFDCFVAGPKVGAAGRVIGVDMTPDMVTKARRNIAAYQKQTNLDNVEFRLGEIEALPVADSSVDVAISNCVLNLSPDKARVWKEIARVLKPGGRVAVSDLALVRPLPDSVKQDVEALVGCVAGAVMVEETRTMALAAGLTELKLTPKPEYIDAMMNWEDPLYRQIVANLPAGSKPSDYITSLDVTARKSK; encoded by the coding sequence ATGAACACCAAATCCGACCGCACCTGCTGCTCTGACTCGTGCTGCACGCCCCCTGTTGCCGCGGCAACTCCGAACGCGGACACCGTGCGGGAAAATGTCCGCGAGGGATATTCCAAGATCGCCAAGGGCGGTTGCTGCGGCCCAAGCGGCAGCGGCGGCGGATGCTGCGGAGCGACCGCCTTCACGCCCGAGCAACTGGCTGCTGCCATCGGCTACACCGGCGACGAATTGGCCGCGTCGCCGGAGGGCGCGAACATGGGCCTCTCCTGCGGCAACCCGACCGCAATCGCCTCGCTGAAATCCGGCGAAGTGGTGCTCGATCTCGGCGCGGGCGGCGGATTTGACTGCTTCGTGGCGGGGCCAAAAGTCGGCGCGGCCGGTCGCGTGATCGGCGTGGACATGACGCCGGACATGGTGACGAAGGCTCGTCGCAATATCGCCGCGTATCAGAAGCAAACCAACCTGGACAATGTCGAGTTCCGTCTGGGCGAGATCGAAGCACTTCCCGTGGCCGATTCGAGCGTGGATGTGGCGATCTCCAACTGCGTGCTTAACCTCTCCCCGGACAAGGCGCGCGTGTGGAAGGAGATTGCCCGCGTGCTGAAGCCGGGCGGCCGGGTGGCCGTCTCCGATCTTGCGCTGGTTCGCCCGCTTCCTGATTCCGTCAAGCAGGATGTCGAAGCCCTCGTCGGATGCGTGGCCGGTGCCGTGATGGTGGAGGAGACGCGAACGATGGCGCTCGCTGCGGGCTTGACCGAATTGAAGTTGACTCCAAAACCGGAATACATCGACGCGATGATGAATTGGGAAGACCCGCTCTACCGGCAGATCGTTGCCAACCTCCCCGCGGGATCGAAGCCCAGCGACTACATCACGAGCCTTGATGTGACGGCTCGCAAGTCGAAGTAA
- a CDS encoding metalloregulator ArsR/SmtB family transcription factor gives MLFKALCDPTRNSLVRCIAKCGRSCSVNEVAECCTVDQSVVSRHLKLLARAGVLEAMKNGREVFYRVRYAELCRSLRALANALDECCPGTKGACKCC, from the coding sequence ATGCTTTTTAAGGCTCTTTGCGACCCCACGCGGAACTCGCTCGTCAGGTGCATCGCCAAGTGCGGGCGCAGCTGTTCAGTCAATGAAGTGGCTGAATGTTGCACGGTCGATCAATCCGTGGTTTCACGACATCTCAAGCTGCTTGCCCGCGCCGGCGTTCTGGAAGCCATGAAGAATGGGCGCGAGGTGTTTTACCGCGTCCGCTACGCCGAACTCTGCCGCTCCCTTCGAGCTCTCGCAAACGCGCTGGACGAGTGCTGCCCCGGGACAAAGGGTGCTTGCAAGTGCTGCTAG